The Vigna unguiculata cultivar IT97K-499-35 chromosome 6, ASM411807v1, whole genome shotgun sequence genome contains a region encoding:
- the LOC114186835 gene encoding feruloyl CoA ortho-hydroxylase 2-like translates to MASTLSNLTYFLVNQANGVKGLADLNLPTVPPQYIQPLQARLDHSKIIPRKSIPIVDFTNWEDPDVQNSIFDAATDWGFFQIVNHGIPFKVIDDLKATVHRFFELPAEEKKSLKENSPPEVVRLGTSFSPHAEMVLEWKDYLQLVYASEEKIHAHWPVICKDEAVEYMKHCEVLIRKLLKVLLKKLNVEELDEAREDTLMGSMILGFNYYPACPEPEIVSGVSPHSDISSITVLLQDDIGGLYVRDSDDGESWIYVPPVEGALVINIGDVLQIMSNDRYKSIEHRVIANKRKTRISIPIFVNPKPDAVIGPLSEVLEIGDKPKYKQLLFSDYFKHFFSKPHDGKKTIEFAMI, encoded by the exons ATGGCTTCCACTCTCTCCAATCTCACTTATTTCTTGGTGAATCAAGCGAATGGAGTAAAGGGTCTTGCTGATCTGAACCTCCCAACTGTTCCTCCCCAATACATTCAACCTCTCCAAGCTAGATTAGATCACTCCAAAATTATCCCTCGGAAATCAATACCCATCGTTGATTTCACCAACTGGGAAGACCCAGATGTTCAAAATTCCATTTTTGATGCTGCAACCGACTGGGGTTTCTTCCAAATCGTGAACCATGGGATACCCTTTAAGGTTATTGATGATCTCAAGGCTACTGTGCACAGATTCTTTGAATTGCCAGCTGAGGAAAAGAAGAGCCTCAAAGAGAACTCACCCCCTGAAGTTGTCAGATTAGGCACCAGTTTTAGCCCCCATGCTGAGATGGTTTTGGAGTGGAAAGATTATCTGCAACTTGTGTATGCCTCAGAGGAAAAAATTCATGCACACTGGCCTGTAATATGCAA GGATGAGGCAGTGGAATATATGAAGCATTGTGAAGTTTTAATTAGAAAACTGCTAAAGGTGCTTCTTAAGAAACTGAATGTGGAGGAGTTAGATGAAGCAAGAGAAGACACTCTAATGGGTTCAATGATATTGGGATTCAATTACTACCCAGCATGCCCTGAGCCTGAAATTGTATCAGGGGTATCCCCTCATTCTGACATATCATCAATCACTGTTCTTCTGCAAGATGACATTGGAGGGCTTTATGTTAGAGACAGTGATGATGGAGAGAGTTGGATCTATGTTCCTCCTGTTGAGGGTGCATTGGTGATCAATATTGGGGATGTGTTGCAGATAATGAGCAATGACAGATATAAAAGCATAGAGCATAGAGTGATtgcaaataaaaggaaaaccagaATCTCTATTCCAATATTTGTGAACCCAAAACCTGATGCTGTTATTGGTCCTTTGTCAGAAGTATTGGAAATCGGTGATAAACCAAAATATAAACAGCTTTTGTTCTCTGACTATTTCAAGCATTTCTTCAGCAAGCCTCATGATGGGAAGAAAACTATTGAATTTGCCATGATATGA